The Toxoplasma gondii ME49 chromosome III, whole genome shotgun sequence genome includes a window with the following:
- a CDS encoding hypothetical protein (encoded by transcript TGME49_275740), whose amino-acid sequence MRGVPPHSLFFLSLLRSLLPLFLSFLPRVGAPTRQRKESAEGKKLYAEHLRKRSRSRRQMEEYGWECRLPARSAAASVPRRLPEKQKDDSEQTRTGAGRGRERRTAVVCGTEATRKRERGKQLPSEEEEVEAVGEDMNLLLCSCEEGQVASIRAASKGPGRKRGQATGEDERRLLRTPLCRALSALRQLPDFVDPTFFALSSPSNQEADRGRTRDQKDPAENGERAENGERAENGERAENGERAENGERAENGKIRGQEGLSLKRYSKKRRLPGEDATASPNAEVESEATDVRCGGEAPQGWERRKRTEGDQEQESAEGEQVRDHEREQGEGFRREASVSVRDKTIEALHALLPATAASLLCRFCSSVSSSLPSGAFAPSPDGKEEGRSEGEERSTDRFEGEFLDEAQLRLALEREARTTEAEGAFARERLLRSLLRSDEMPVVLKRHCSDASLSASVGGRPGPRRKPRGEKTQAPKEEETKYSFCSVKPLESAAPAPVSFPAFSSSSNSVSASPAERDGCCAGEAQPWKDCFLNAGSSVWTLAVSEELPGGCGMRQRPAGRPLGDPLVRRRSDGSRSPSSSASAADAPRRARETTRVPLRRGAPDCGANQETRSEAREREGEQEGFVVLAVGVHGRQSLLSCLGGLRVSEGDDGKAFPTAYGRSELDACGAEAESPRGPADVSGRLPPSCRSWTETTVSEDAASRASESKEDCVHMLHAHERQERGSERDAKLGALQLWRISSDARKRPRFAMGILHAGGACRSLEWLPASALDLRSTSEDSCPYLSETQKETLKTTSSQRQEDDAEERARTEEENGEEREGNAFTGDTLFASRVGLLAATFADDSLRIWSIPLAPFLEEDETEEEREESEEGIEEGVEGNQRITQETGSQPGSFRCLRRKEGARGCCGFPSAFSEGATRCVFLPPVWTFRCASPQATSSPFFCVAGAPPPLPAVVLSRSDPSLVYDQAPLQLAVGSDAGRLFLFSFSMPQTQQLQRPSNSSPVVSTYSSSSACSASPSRSSSSLSSSSHSSLSSPPLYSSSGVARPECVWSAVSTAGPSAHVRSCAFLPSADSSLVAISAAAGGDDSSSNNSVLFLDLRFAAPGVSADASPALPPLEGKSGCVSCREIFDLAWGPVGRFATAAATNAVIINLQRPQVTQLTLKQILSLFPASHQFSSRAKAGGRGGKTCREGKESALSAQEAVDRCCWSTCMCGHLGLFVFDDGSFLAGSLSLLEQRVWQSAELVRWTFPGLGERRLVYSHRNASRVREASSTPGASWTSREGDPPTRAPKTKGCLSSEGARVSPFSWSVENEAHQFDTEPLSPLGDGLHGALFRSLHRRVAARFAQQQERQVQQLARHGLLVQVFGEEEPTAFAEGNQDEAQMLPHATPRSRQGVNHAERKEQRAQAEQNDPNGEEVCDEGEAQKSPWRPEDDRILALHRIVSVCPFRNQRYFGHRPLAIYGGAAGIIHLRVLR is encoded by the exons atgcgcggcgtCCCTCCGcactctcttttcttcctctctctgcttcgttctcttcttcctctttttctctctttccttcctcgcgtcgGAGCTCCAACTCgacagcgaaaagagagcgcTGAAGGCAAGAAGCTCTACGCAGAACATCTGCGAAAGCGCTccagaagcaggagacaaaTGGAGGAGTATGGCTGGGAGTGTCGCCTTCCAGCTCGGTCGGCTGCGGCCTCGGTTCCACGACGGCTGcccgagaagcagaaagacgacAGCGAACAGACGAGAACGGGTGCAGGTCGAggccgcgagagaaggactgCGGTCGTCTGTgggacagaggcgacgaggaagcgagagagggggaagCAGCTCCCctcggaggaagaggaggtcGAAGCGGTCGGAGAGGACATGAacttgcttctctgttcctgtGAAGAAGGGCAGGTGGCGAGCATCAGAGCTGCAAGCAAAGGAccggggagaaagaggggacaggcgacaggagaagacgagagacgcttGTTGCGaacgcctctctgtcgcgcccTCAGTGCCCTCAGACAACTGCCTGACTTCGTCGACCCGACCTTCTttgccctctcttctccaagCAACCAAGAGGCAGACCGAGGTCGGACGCGAGACCAAAAAGATCCagcagagaacggcgagagagcagagaacggcgagagagcagagaacggcgagagagcagagaacggagagagagcagagaatggcgagagagcagagaacggaAAGATACGAGGACAAGAAGGCCTTTCACTTAAGAGATACtcaaagaaacgaagacttccaggggaagacgCGACCGCCTCGCCAAATGCAGAAGTTGAGTCAGAAGCGACCGACGTGAGGTGTGGCGGCGAAGCTCCGCAAGGTTGggagcgaaggaaacgaacggaGGGCGATCAAGAACAAGAGAgtgcagaaggagaacaagtacgagaccatgagagagaacagggagaaggATTTCGTCGCGAGGCGTCGGTCTCTGTCCGAGACAAGACGATTGAAGCTCTGCACGCGCTCCTGCCCGCGACTGCCGCCTCGCTGCTATGCCGCTTCtgctcgtctgtctcttcttctcttccttctggcGCGTTCGCACCTTCTCCAGacgggaaggaagaaggaagaagcgagggagaagaaaggtcaACGGACAGATTTGAGGGGGAGTTTTTGGATGAAGCACAGCTGCGCCTcgcgctggagagagaagccaggACGACCGAGGCGGAGGGGGCGTTCGCTCGGGAACGACTTTTGAGGTCTCTCCTCAGAAGCGATGAGATGCCCGTGGTGTTGAAGAGACACTGCAGcgacgcctctctctctgcgtccgtcGGCGGCAGACCAGGACCTCGAAGAAagccgcgaggagagaagacgcaggcgccgaaagaagaggagacgaagtACTCTTTCTGCTCCGTGAAACCTCTCGAAAGCGCTGCTccggcgcctgtctcttttcctgcgttctcgtcttcttcgaacTCCGTTTCCGCGTCccctgcagagagagacgggtGCTGTGCAGGCGAGGCGCAGCCGTGGAAGGACTGCTTCCTCAACGCAGGCAGCAGTGTATGGACACTCGCCGTCTCGGAGGAGTTGCCGGGAGGCTGCGGGATGCGCCAGAGACCCGCAGGAAGGCCTCTGGGAGACCCCCTGGTCCGGCGACGCAGCGACGGAAGTcgctcgccttcgtcgtctgcgtctgccgcAGATGCGCCGCGCCGCGCTCGAGAAACGACGAGGGTGCCTCTACGCCGGGGAGCACCGGACTGCGGGGCGAACCAGGAAACGCGgtcagaagcgagagaacgagaaggagaacaagaaggttTCGTTGTGTTGGCAGTGGGAGTGCATGGCCGTCAGTCATTGCTGTCATGTTTGGGAGGACTGCGCGTgagcgagggagacgacggaAAGGCTTTTCCGACAGCATATGGGAGGTCGGAATTAGATGCATGCGgcgcggaggcagagagccCCAGAGGGCCTGCAGACGTTTCCGGCCGTCTGCCGCCGAGTTGCCGCTCTTGGACGGAGACGACCGTCTCCGAGGatgctgcttctcgcgcttcagAGTCGAAAGAAGACTGTGTACAcatgctgcatgcgcacgaacggcaggagagagggtctgagagagacgcgaagctcGGCGCGCTTCAGTTGTGGCGCATTTCGAGTGACGCGCGCAAGCGTCCTCGCTTCGCCATGGGGATTCTGCATGCG GGCGGCGCCTGCCGGTCGCTCGAGTGGTTGCCAGCTTCGGCGCTGGACTTGCGTTCGACCTCGGAAGACTCTTGTCCGTATTTGTCGGAGACTCAGAAGGAAACTCTGAAGACGACATCCTCGCAGCGacaggaagacgacgcagaagaaagagcgagaacagaagaagaaaacggagaggagagagaagggaacgcGTTCACCGGCGAcactctcttcgcctcccgcGTTGGTCTCCTTGCTGCCACCTTCGCCGATGACTCACTCCGCATCTGGTCCATCCCTCTGGCCCCGTTccttgaagaagacgagacagaagaggaacgagaagaaagcgaagaagggatTGAGGAAGGAGTTGAAGGAAATCAAAGGATAACGCAAGAGACTGGCAGCCAGCCTGGAAGCTTTCGGTGTCTGCGGAGGAAGGAGGGGGCTCGAGGCTGCTGCGGCTTCccttctgctttttcagaGGGCGCAACAAG gtgcgtttttctgcctccAGTCTGGACCTTCCGGTGCGCTTCTCCGCAGGCGacctcgtctcccttcttctgcgtggCGGgggcgcctccgcctcttccTGCTGTCGTTTTATCTCGCTCAGACCCATCGCTCGTGTACGATCAAGCGCCTCTCCAGCTCGCAGTCGGCAGTGATGCCGgtcgccttttcctcttttctttctccatgCCGCAGACCCAGCAACTTCAACGACCTTCCAACTCGTCTCCAGTCGTCTCCACCtactcctcttcttctgcatgctctgcttcgccttctcggtcttcttcttccctctcttcttcttctcactcttctctctcttctcctcccctctaCTCGTCGTCAGGTGTCGCGCGCCCGGAGTGCGTTTGGTCGGCTGTCTCGACAGCGGGGCCCTCAGCCCACGTGCGAAGTTGCGCATTTCTGCCTTCTGCCGACTCCAGTCTGGTCGCGATCTCCGCAGCTGCTGGCGGAGAcgacagcagcagcaacaACAGCGTCTTGTTTCTCGACCTTCGGTTCGCGGCGCCCGGAGTCTCTGCCGACGCCTCGCCGGCGCTCCCGCCCCTGGAGGGAAAGAGTGGTTGCgtcagctgcagagaaatcTTCGACCTTGCTTGGGGGCCTGTCGGCCGATTCGCGACTGCCGCTGCCAC AAACGCGGTGATCATCAACTTGCAGCGGCCTCAGGTGACGCAGCTCACTCTGAAACAgattctttctctgtttccggCTTCTCATCAATTCTCGTCTCGAGCCAAAGCcgggggacgaggaggaaagacttgcagagaaggcaaggaATCTGCTTTGAGTGCTCAGGAGGCAGTCGACCGCTGCTGCTGGAGCACCTGCATGTGCGGCCACTTgggtctcttcgtcttcgacgACGGAAG TTTCCTTGCGGGGAGTTTGAGTCTTCTGGAGCAGCGAGTATGGCAGTCGGCTGAACTCGTCCGGTGGACGTTTCCGGGTCTCGGCGAGCGCCGTCTGGTGTACTCCCACCGGAACGCTTCGCGGGTGCGAGAGGCCTCGTCGACCCCAGGTGCTTCGTGGACGTCTCGGGAAGGTGACCCGCCAACTCGGGCGCCGAAAACGAAAGGATGCCTTTCCTCTGAAGGcgcgcgtgtctctcctttttcttggTCCGTGGAAAATGAGGCGCATCAGTTCGACACAGAgccgctgtcgcctctggGGGATGGCCTACACGGCGCTCTCTTCCGCAGTCTCCACCGGCGAGTTGCCGCGAGGTTCGCGCAGcagcaagagagacaagtGCAGCAGTTGGCGCGCCACGGCCTCCTCGTCCAAGTCTTCGGGGAAGAGGAACCGACGGCGTTTGCTGAAGGAAACCAAGACGAGGCGCAGATGCTGCCGCATGCAACTCCCCGCAGCCGGCAGGGGGTGAACCACGCCGAAAGAAAGGAGCAGCGGGCACAGGCAGAGCAGAACGACCCCAATGGAGAGGAGGTctgcgacgaaggagaggcgcaAAAGAGTCCGTGGAGACCGGAAGATGACCGGATTCTCGCCCTTCATCG GATTGTCAGCGTCTGTCCGTTTCGGAATCAGCGGTACTTTGGGCATCGTCCTTTGGCCATTTATGGCGGAGCAGCGGGAATTATTCATCTGCGGGTCCTACGCTAA